From Paenibacillus sp. V4I7, one genomic window encodes:
- the yyaC gene encoding spore protease YyaC, with protein sequence MGEERIEPREQYWKKMNGEQLAIFLKAIGKKSVMKPDKLAFVCIGTDRSTGDSLGPLVGSRLMELGYPHVIGTLEAPCDASNIAARLREIPHGCVVIAIDACLGQKLSVGMYQVSNQPLAPGKSVGKVLPQVGDYTIAAIVNADGPRQYSVLQTTSLYSVLKMADEVTKAIEHAFPI encoded by the coding sequence ATGGGGGAAGAACGGATTGAACCGCGGGAGCAGTATTGGAAAAAGATGAATGGCGAACAGTTGGCCATCTTTCTCAAAGCGATTGGGAAAAAGTCGGTGATGAAGCCGGATAAGTTGGCTTTTGTATGTATAGGAACAGATCGATCTACAGGTGATTCACTGGGCCCGCTTGTAGGGAGCAGACTTATGGAACTCGGGTATCCGCATGTAATAGGAACACTTGAAGCGCCTTGTGATGCTAGTAACATAGCAGCGCGCTTACGGGAAATTCCACATGGCTGTGTGGTGATTGCGATTGATGCTTGTTTGGGTCAAAAGCTGTCTGTGGGCATGTATCAGGTGTCTAATCAGCCATTGGCTCCGGGGAAGTCAGTTGGGAAGGTGCTGCCTCAGGTTGGGGATTATACGATCGCCGCTATCGTCAATGCAGACGGTCCAAGACAGTATAGTGTTCTACAAACGACATCGCTGTACAGCGTGTTGAAGATGGCAGATGAAGTGACGAAAGCAATCGAGCATGCTTTTCCTATTTAG
- a CDS encoding glycosyltransferase family 2 protein, with the protein MSTLGMIAILTLLYWLYITFDVLKGIHLLYSLPKSTKLPDKPPLVSVIIAAKEEESTILETVRHLLSQNYPRLEIIAVNDRSQDATGVRLEELRKWSQRKTDIHTPLQIIHITSLPEGWLGKNHALYQGYQQARGQYLLFTDADIIFAPGTISDSVAYMKEHDVQHLTLTPNMVARSTLLRGFVHFFLFSFSLFVRPWRANLDSAREPGIGIGAFNMVSRSAYEAIGTHKSIALRPDDDLQLGISLKRAGFRQKVLSGKHILQVEWYRSLKEAIIGLEKNLFSGFRYSYTIALLACLGQLIFFIFPWLGLIFLWDWRGAVYAVAVILQIWLYRKLMFRLMSKRGDEAFLLPISASLLLYTIVRSVWLTWKQGGINWRGTFYSLRELKKK; encoded by the coding sequence ATGTCCACCCTAGGAATGATCGCGATCCTGACCCTCCTCTATTGGCTTTATATCACTTTCGATGTGCTTAAAGGCATACATCTACTGTATTCTCTGCCCAAATCCACGAAGCTCCCGGACAAGCCTCCACTCGTTTCGGTCATTATCGCCGCCAAAGAAGAGGAGAGTACCATCCTAGAAACCGTCCGTCACCTTCTCTCGCAAAATTATCCGCGCCTCGAGATCATCGCCGTCAATGACCGCTCTCAGGACGCTACCGGCGTCCGGCTCGAAGAGCTGCGGAAATGGTCACAGCGCAAAACGGATATTCACACACCGCTGCAAATCATTCACATCACTTCTCTGCCTGAAGGCTGGCTTGGCAAAAACCATGCCCTCTACCAAGGGTATCAGCAAGCGAGAGGCCAATATTTACTTTTTACAGATGCGGATATCATCTTTGCACCTGGAACAATTTCAGATAGCGTTGCTTATATGAAGGAACATGACGTACAGCATCTCACGCTGACCCCTAACATGGTTGCGCGAAGCACATTGCTCAGAGGTTTCGTTCATTTCTTCCTCTTCTCTTTTTCTTTATTCGTTCGCCCGTGGCGTGCCAATCTTGACAGCGCCCGTGAACCAGGTATCGGAATTGGAGCCTTCAACATGGTTAGTCGCAGCGCGTATGAAGCGATAGGCACGCACAAATCGATCGCCCTAAGACCTGATGATGACCTTCAATTAGGCATCTCCCTCAAACGAGCTGGATTTAGGCAGAAGGTTCTGTCCGGCAAGCACATCCTTCAAGTCGAATGGTACCGCTCCCTCAAGGAAGCGATCATCGGTCTGGAGAAAAACCTTTTCTCCGGCTTTCGCTACAGCTACACCATTGCTTTACTCGCTTGTCTGGGTCAGCTTATCTTTTTTATATTCCCTTGGCTCGGTCTTATCTTCCTTTGGGACTGGAGAGGTGCCGTCTATGCTGTCGCTGTCATTTTACAAATATGGCTATACCGCAAGCTAATGTTCCGCCTCATGAGCAAACGCGGAGATGAAGCTTTCCTGCTCCCTATCAGCGCTTCCCTACTCCTCTATACGATTGTCCGCTCCGTTTGGCTAACTTGGAAACAAGGTGGCATCAATTGGAGAGGAACGTTCTACTCCCTGCGCGAATTAAAAAAGAAGTAA
- a CDS encoding stalk domain-containing protein: MERNVLLPARIKKEVNSERMIAAMPLARFRTLTYAVMLSSLLSAAVIFPASTSAQGTVQTQSRTIAHNGKSFTVQWVTVDLTDPYLRVKPVTAEGGIGHDESFSSMLTRNHAIAGINGTFFDAYEKDDTQRYPNGLLIGSGEIMHSGVNPAFLVHADKTASLQRIQTEHQISVTHQSKAYTFTAWGVNKYYGDSANDQVVWYTRAFGPTIGFPNSTKVVLREGKVTDVTTQSVDIPEDGQVFLLGNSANNKTYVLPNIHIGDTVKLTSSLHNQDTGASSTLAAVDASIGAGPHLLTNGAVDLDVKRDGFTDPKITTSANVRSFIGLDASHQFVMGTLSAATMADMAQVLLKLGLTDAMNMDGGASSSLYANGSMLRSPGRALSNALVVERLDHPQIQLEVNGQFVHEFRGYLLQETSMVPFRGILERIGAKFDWNGTTRTLTVHHGSTNLQLRPDLSVMTVNGQSVLLPEAPTIIDGHIYMPLRAIIESLGGQIQWDPQLYRVSLRF; encoded by the coding sequence TTGGAGAGGAACGTTCTACTCCCTGCGCGAATTAAAAAAGAAGTAAATTCAGAAAGGATGATAGCTGCCATGCCTCTTGCTCGTTTCCGCACTCTTACTTACGCCGTGATGCTCAGCAGCCTGCTTTCAGCAGCCGTTATCTTCCCAGCATCTACTTCAGCACAAGGTACCGTTCAAACACAAAGCCGAACGATTGCTCATAATGGCAAGTCGTTTACTGTACAATGGGTCACAGTGGATCTCACTGATCCCTACTTGCGCGTTAAGCCTGTAACGGCTGAAGGCGGCATCGGTCATGATGAGTCCTTCTCCTCCATGTTAACGAGGAACCATGCGATTGCAGGGATCAATGGGACTTTCTTTGACGCCTATGAAAAAGATGATACCCAGCGCTACCCGAATGGTTTACTCATCGGCTCCGGCGAAATCATGCACTCAGGCGTTAATCCTGCCTTTCTCGTTCACGCCGACAAAACAGCCAGCTTACAACGAATCCAAACCGAACACCAAATAAGCGTTACTCATCAGAGCAAAGCCTACACATTCACTGCTTGGGGTGTGAACAAATATTACGGGGATTCCGCCAATGATCAAGTCGTCTGGTACACCCGCGCTTTTGGGCCGACGATCGGCTTTCCTAACTCAACCAAAGTTGTCCTTCGCGAGGGCAAAGTTACAGATGTTACGACGCAGAGTGTCGATATTCCCGAAGATGGGCAGGTGTTCCTACTCGGAAATAGTGCCAACAATAAGACCTACGTGCTGCCGAATATCCATATTGGCGATACAGTGAAGCTGACATCATCTCTCCATAATCAAGATACCGGAGCAAGCTCTACTCTTGCGGCGGTTGATGCTTCTATCGGCGCAGGACCGCATCTGCTTACCAATGGCGCTGTTGATCTAGATGTCAAACGCGATGGCTTTACCGATCCCAAAATCACAACGAGTGCGAACGTACGCAGCTTCATTGGGTTAGACGCTTCCCATCAGTTCGTCATGGGGACACTCTCCGCAGCTACGATGGCGGATATGGCACAGGTTCTTCTAAAGCTAGGTTTAACGGATGCGATGAATATGGATGGTGGTGCAAGTTCATCTCTGTATGCGAACGGCTCCATGCTGCGAAGTCCGGGTCGGGCGCTGAGCAATGCACTTGTCGTGGAACGTCTAGATCATCCACAAATCCAATTGGAGGTAAATGGACAATTCGTGCATGAGTTCCGAGGGTATTTATTGCAAGAAACAAGTATGGTACCCTTTCGGGGCATTCTAGAAAGAATCGGAGCCAAATTCGATTGGAACGGGACAACCCGTACATTAACCGTTCATCATGGCTCTACTAATCTTCAGCTTCGGCCAGATCTTTCCGTGATGACTGTGAATGGGCAATCGGTCCTACTCCCTGAAGCACCTACCATAATAGATGGTCATATTTATATGCCCTTACGAGCCATTATTGAATCCTTAGGCGGACAGATCCAGTGGGATCCGCAGCTTTACCGGGTTTCACTTCGCTTTTAG